The genomic stretch GAGGGAATACAGTTTAGCAACATTATCCAAATTGTTCctatgtgtgttgatgtgttgatgtgtgaCTCTGGCAGGCCAGACAGCTCTCCACATTGCCATCGAGAGGAGGAATATTTCCTATGTGAAGCTGCTGGTCAGTAAAGGAGCAGATGTCCACGCCAAAGCCTGCGGGGTGTTCTTCCAGCCACACAATGGCCCCAACTTCTACTTTGGTGAGTCCGTGCTGCTGCAGGGAGGAGCGCCCTCTTCTGGAGCCTCACGCAAAGATCATCTGCTGACTGAAGATCCACATTTCACTGCTTCTGTTATTGCGTGAGATCTAAATCTGGGTATTTCATCTTGAGTTCTTAACGTCTTAACTATTTAAGTTACAGTATTTATTGTTCAAGGAGGTCTACCACCTCATTACTGTTCATTCAAAGTTATTTGTGGGAGTTATTTGCGGTTTACTTTCCCTTAAGAGGGGCGGTCTGGCATCAGTCTGTAACCTCTGTGGTGAAATGTCATGCTTGTACTTTAATAGATTATATGGAGACACAAGTTACACATTCAGAGGGAGATGCATTtaaactgtgtatatataaaaagattgagtctctctctgtgttgtccTCAGGTGAGCTGCCTCTGTCTCTGGCAGCCTGCACCAACCAGCCCACCGTGGTGGACTTCCTCATGGAGAACGAGTACCAACGGGCCAACGCTAAGATGGTGGACTCTCAGGGCAACACGGTGCTGCACGCCCTGGTGATGGTGGCGGACTACTCCAAGGATAAGGACAAGGATAACACAGAGTTCATTACCAACATATACGACCGTATACTCAAGACCACCGCTCAACTGCACCCCAAGCTGAAGCTGGAGGACATCGAGAACCACAAGGGGCTGACGCCTCTCAAAATGGCTGCCAAGACCGGCAAGATCGGGGTAAACGGTTCATCGCAGTCACTTCAGACACAGCAGGGACACAACTATACGATAGGCCCCCAGCTCCTCTGACATCCCAATAACTATTGTTTTGCCTGGCCCTGTGTTGGGGTCACTAAATCATGCACTAGTGTTCCCATTAAGAAAACGATTGTAAGCTAaagtttcattttgtttgtctgcagCTTTTTACACACATCCTGAAACGTGAATTCCAAGAGAGTCACATCAAACATCTGTCCAGGAAGTTCACCGAGTGGGTTTACGGCCCCGTCCACAGCTCCCTTTACGACCTGGCCTCGGTGGACTCGTACGAGGACAACTCAGTCATGGAGATCCTGGTCTACGGCAGTGACACTCCCGTGAGTCCCCGGCATTATGAGCCCGGTCGGAGCAGCTGATGCCGTTATTCTGTGCTCAAGCATCTGTCTCCTCCCAGAACCGCCACGAGATGCTCCAGATGGAGCCTCTGAGCCGGCTGCTGGAGGAGAAGTGGAATAAGTTCGGAGGTCGGATGTTTTTTATCAACTTCCTGTTCTACCTCCTGTACTTGATCGTCTTCACTCTGGTCGCCTACAATAAGAAGTTTGGAGAGGTGAGCTGGCTGCTGCAGACCGTGTGACTGATCTGTGACAGACAGACCTGCGCTGATGTTGCTTTTGCGTTCTTCTGTGTCCCACAGCTGCCGTACCCCCTCAAACACACCACAGCCGGTTACCTGTATGTGTCAGGCCAGCTAGTGATAGCACTGGCAAACTGCTATTTCTTTGTCATAGgggtatgtttgtgttttaaatttcAAAAAATCACCACGTTGTGGAACCTGTGTTCCGCTAATGTGAATAATGAAAAAATGAATCTACATTCACAGATCTTAGAGTTGAAGAGGAAACGGCCGAAGCTGCAGACGTTGCTGATTGATGGATATTATGATATTCTTTTGTAAGTAGAGCGACACTTATCTCCCAGGCGTGGTTTGAACTAAAGGTATCCTCGCCAGTTTTCTTTTGAAACTAACACGTTCTGTTCACGCTCGGTGTTTTACCAAAGGAGCAAATTGGAATCATCTTTAGCCGGCAGCATCTTCTGGTTGACAGATTAATCACATCATTCATACCCTAGTGGTTTGTGATAGTAACAAacacatattcaattcaattcaattcagtttatttatgaatataacTATATACCTATGCAATGTCTGTTGTGCTGGTGGTTTTTGCCACAATAGTGCCACACCAGCAGAGTCCCCCTTGACCACACAGATGAGGTGTCCTATTAAAGGGGGTGAATATTTATTACaaacataatgtaataataaaactTCCACAGGGATGTGAATACTTTTTATAGGCACTGCATAATCTAAAAATACTCACATTAAATGATGCTTGTTTTCTTACTCACCAAATGACTTGTGGGATTTATTGCAAAGCACAGACTGGTGACACCTTTGTAAGATCTGGGATGGGTTTATGCAATACACATTTGCATTGTTATAATGTATAATCACCAAGCCGTGCGGGTTCACAGAGGCTTCTCTGCTGTTGGTAGTTTTGTGCAGGGCGTCCTCTTCCTGATCACGGCCGGCCTGTATCTGTTCGGGAACCAGCAGTACCTCAGCTTCCTGGTGCTGTGTCTTGCTCTCAGCTGGGTGAACATGCTCTACTTCTCCAGGGGTGACAAACACATGGGCGTCTACAGCATCATGATCCAGAAGGTAGTCCACACAGGTCACACTGCACCACGGGGAACATGACATTGAACGATCCCTGAAGCCCTTCGGCTCTTTTTTGGTCTTTGCAGATGATCCTCAGTGACATCATGCGCTTTCTTCTCGTCTACATCGTCTTCCTCTTTGGATTTTCAGCAGGTAGGGGAACCTCATTTAGGATCCAACATGCCATGAATGGAGGATGCACATATATGTAATCTGTTCCGTCTGTCCTGTCCCAGCGGTGGTCACCCTGCTCAAAGAGCCCATTGTGAAAAACACCACTGTAACTCGGCAGGGGCGTCTCTTTGGTCCCCTTGGTCCTGATGAGGAGTGTGTCAAACCCTACTTCAGAAGCATCTCCTACACCACGCTGCAGCTCTTCAAGTTCACCATCGGCATGGGCGAAATGGAGTTCACCCAGGAACACGAGAGCACCGTGGTGTTCTTCGTGCTCCTCATCAGCTACATCATTCTCACCTACATCCTGCTGCTCAACATGCTCATCGCCCTCATGAACCGCACCGTGGAGAAGACCACGGAGGAGAGCACCAGCATCTGGAAGCTACAGGTGAGGCGTCCAGCAGGGGCTGCGTGGTGGTCGAGGGGAATGTGTCCGTGCGTGGCTGACGTGGCTTGATGGCGTGCTGTGACTGCTTTTCAGAGGGCCATCACCATCCTGGAAATGGAGAAAAGGCTGTCGTGCTGCCTGAGGAGGAGGTTCCGCTGTGGGGTGGAGAAGAACCTCCGCACTGCTCTTGGAGATGACCGTCGCCGGTGTTTCAGGTTGGCACGACACGCGCACAGACTTCCTCGCCCAATCACAGATAAACCCCGAAGTCGCCATCGCTGTGTGCGAAAAAcacaggatgaattgtaataactcgATTCATCgaaattttgttttgcacaaacTAATGGCATTCCCAATCAGCAAATGATTACATGCTCAGCAAAGATGGCGATAACTGTAATCGTGACACAATCCTGAATGCTAACTTCAAACCTAGAGGTAAGAGTTTGTTTCTGGGGGCAAATATGTAGTGAAGCCAGCACAATGCAATCTGCTGTGTGCAATGTGCGCCCTGTAACTGACAGGTAATTTAAGGCAACAGgatacacacataataataaaggtttAGGCTTGAGGTTTTAACAATAGAGGCAGCTGTGTGAGGGGGATCGATTGACTCGCAGCACACTGTGTTCTTTACTAATTTGCCTCCTCTGGCAGCTGATTGATGCATCACACCGCACACAGTAATTGGAGCATGTGTCCTCTTGTCGTCTCAGAGTGGAGGAAGTCAACTGGAACAAATGGAACATCAACCTGGGCAAAATCAATGAGGATCCCGGGTGCTGGGATCGGGGCCAACACCCTGCCTCGGAACCCCCGCCGAACAGAGCAAAACGAGGTGCCGTGAAACGCAGACTCAAGTGTTCTGGGATGAAATCATGTTTTTGGGCCTGTGTCTCTGCGAGAGCAACGTGATCCACGGCGTGTAACATTTCCTCCTTCGTCCAcagggaggagctggagaagctGGCGGACTCAGACAGCCCAGTCCACAGAGATGCTTCCTCTGAACCTCACACCGGTCTAAAGAGACCACACAGAGCTCACTCTGTCCGCTCGGCCTGGCTGACCCGAGCATCGAGGCATTCAAACCGAAAGacattattcagttccccaagaAATATAACTGTCAAATATTTGAACTGCCTTTGTGACTGACTGACGGATACTCCCAAGTCAGCTTGATTTTGAATTTTGAATGTAAATTCCCTTTGAGGCAATCTTTCTCTCAGGCGAGCACATCTTTGACTGCTCACACGCTGAAAGCTGCACCGTGAGCAGCGTAAACCGCCAAGTCGAACATTtgcaacacatgaaacatttcATCCAAAGGCTTCTGCACATGCTGCGTGGCCCACCGCCTGAACAGGATGCACGTCCTCTCTGCACAAAAGGCCACAACCTGCCGGCACCTCTGACACCGCTCAAAATCCTTCATGGAGTAATACTGATTACGAAGGTGCTGATCCTGCCCTCCTGCCGTGTGCCCTTTATGCGAGTCCCATTTTCATCACAGCCAGACAAGCTAAATCTACTGCAGCCAGATAGTCCTGTGGATTTCACAGCTTGCTTTGTCTACCCTACTTCCCCTTTCTATTTGGCAGAGGCAGGCTCTGATAAATGGCTTGAAAGCACAGCAATTGGTGCAACAATCGCCACCTTCAGCACGAGCTGTCTCGGTTACAAATGATATGTGGTTTAGGAGGGCCTTTTGGACCGTTGTAAGGCTGATTATGCAAGACACAAATCTGTGAATAGCAACCTACCCGAACTGTCAGGCAGCATGAGCTCATGCAGAATGAAGGGAGCAGGAGAAAAGAGCACACCTGTTGTCACCGTCAGTTTAAATCAGTGTTGCAGATAATCCACACAGCGGTTCAGACCCATTTCAAAGCATAAATTagaactttattttattattacaatattacaaAAAGAGTAGCACAACTCTCACgctcttgcctctgatctgtCGTACAGAATGACACAAAAGAAAGGCTTGTGGACCTTCTTCCATTTCACAGCAATAGtacaagaaacaaagaaagaaagacaaattaaataacAAGCAAATCAAGTGTTATAAATAGTCACAACTGCAAAATCAAGCTTTGAAACTTGGGGGAAAGAAATGTTACAGCTCCGTAACTACACATtgctaaaatatataattacaaaATATTACTCCTTTTCATGCTTTCCATTATAAAGAATATCTAAGGAATTGCTCTTTCTCTTCAACAAAAcctcaataaaataaaaataaatttaaaaaaagaaacaaataataataattgctgTTTCTGCGTATCCTCACCATCCTCTTTCTCCTTATTATTTGGGGTTTTCATTAAAACCATgctctttttcaagggaagtCCAAGGACCAAACACTTAAGGCTTTTTAAGGGCTGTTAGGGAGTTAGGTGAACAAAACATGGGCGTCATTGTGtttatacacacgcacactatctctctctctctcacacacacacactcacacacacccttaaATCTACCCACTTCAGCaggagacactcacacacacacacaatcgttaACGTTTAAAGTTACGAGTAGGTAAGCCAgtgtacaataaaataaacaatgcatTTGCTGTTTCACTTTAAAAACTTAAAAGTCAGTTTTGTTTACCTCCAAGTGATCTTGCAAGTGATCAATTTGGTCTTTTCGAGCAGACTTCACATCAGAATCAGTAGCATCTACACATAACTTAATTCACATAAGTTCCTGCTGTCGGGATCAGAACTCTCGTCGAGGCTCGTTGGCAACGCCGTCATTTCTTCGACCCCAGAGTTGTGACCTCGTAACCCGCCTCTCCCCTTCAATAACTGCAAATTAACATCATCTCAACGTTCAAGTAATACATTTgtcatggtttaaaaaaaaatgaccggaaaaggaaacaaacacaacatggcACATCATCACAACAGTGTGTCCTCCTTAACATGActttggacatttaaaaaaaaaaaaaaaaggtatgagAGTTGATctttcatgacattttctgcACTAAACATTCCACTAGTTTTTTGCCAAACCTCCCTGGCATTGACAGAaagtctttttctttatttaattttttaaacaCCTGAATTCATTGCAGCATTTTCAGCAGGACAGAGCGTCGCCGTTTCAACATACGTGCTCCCTGCTGGATCATGACTGTACAAAACAACCTGATTACATGCTTCCTTAACTGACAGAGAGGAATCAATCTTGAATAGTCCTtatgatacaaataaataattacatttcaaaagaatAAAACCTACCGTAAGCTTTTCTAGCTGTACTCTGTAGTGTCCAGTGTCTGGTGGCTTTGTACTGAAACAAGATTACTCTCTTCTGTCCCCAAATGACTGTTTAATCTTGAAGTTACTATGAGACGGGGGCATTAACACCAAAATCTAAATCAGTCACTTGTCTCAAAGTAGTCTGAGCCAAAAGTTCCTGACATGAccctttaaaacattttttcttttaaaaacacatcagtagATGTTTTTGTTGGAATctatttttcttccttcttaCATGCATAAGAAAACGTTACGGATATCTCTGAAGTAGGAATAACACAGGATCTGTTTGGATCCAGGCACACAGatagaggaaaggagggaatgacacacacacacacacacacacacacacacacacacacacacacacacacacacacacacacaatacagatgtgtatacacacacgcacatgaaaAAGTTCCCTAAAGTGCGAGGTAAAAGCactaaacaacaaaataaaagtagcaATTGATCACTTGCaagatttatttaaagaaaaaacagaaaaaaagaaccaaAAAAACCCTACTGCTCttcattaaatatattaatttaccCTCTTTAACATTAGGTTGTTTGTTTAAGTTATCGATTTAGTTGTAATCGTGTGTTTCCTTTCTTAAGACTAAACAAAGGGCTTTTGATAACTCTTGTGGAGACAAGGCAAAAAGCTTATCTGTACCCTGGGTGCTGGATGAGAGCGGTTCTGCCATCCCCAACCTCTGGGCCAACCCTGCTCAGAGGAGGCCTGTGCATCTTGCCCATCAACCCTAGATTCTGATCAAGGAAGTAGGGAGTCTGGAAGTCCCCACCCAAGTAATCTGCCGTTTGCATCAGATTAGTCTgggctgaggaagaggaggtgcaggagctCGTTCCTAGCCTGTAATGGGGGGCCCCAGGGGGCCCACAGTCTAGTGTGGTGCACCCCCCTGGGCCCGCACCGTGGAATGGCATGGCTATGTCCTGAGACCCGGAGCTGTCACTGTTGGGCGTGGGTAGGATGCTGCTGTTCCAACTGTGGGACTGGAAGTAGTGACCATTGGTGTAGTGGGCCATGGGGCCGGCCATGCCGTTGTTgacagggggggagggggtgggccTCTCTACGGGAGGTTTCAGTGTGTAAGGCTGACCCACGCACACCTCTGCAGGGTAGCCCATGCCCTTGAAATGGAAGGCGGGGTCCCTGGAAGGCTGCTCGCAGAGGTGGGTCCCACCGTTCTGAATGTGGGGCATGTGACCCAACTGGTGCTGATTCCAAGAGCGCATCTTCTGCTGCTGCGTGTTGTGTtgtagctgttgttgttgttgttgttgttgttgctgctgtagcTGATTCTGTTGTTGAtgcagatgctgctgctgcagatggtggtggtgctgctgctgctgcttgagaTCGGTGTGGTTGGAAGGCAAGTGGTTCATAATAGCCACGCTGTGCGGCGGGTGAGCTCCCACCGGGGCCGTGGCGTTGTCTTGGGCGGCAATAATGCAGTTGTGCGGGGGAAAGCCAGGGGTGGCAGGGTTGCTGTGCATGGACACCCTGGAGCAGGCGCTGATGAGCAGGTTGCGACTGATTGGTCCGGGGTTGGCGATCTGGCCCTCGCACATGGAGGTGGCTCCCACGCCATGGGCCCGAGCTTGGCAGAACTGGTTGATCTGATGCACAATGGTGCTCAGGTCAGCCTGGTGGCCCTGCTGCAGCCCGGCGACCATGGAGAGTGGAATGCTTGAGGTAGAGACGGTAACATTAGGCGGTGCGTCGCCATCTGGCAGCTTTCTGCTCCCCTGCAGGCCGGGTggtggctgctgctggaggtgctgctgctgaagcATGACGGTAGGGGGCCCCTGTGGGTGGCCAAGAGCCGGGTGCTGAGGCAGAGTCTGGAGTCTCGGTGTGCCCTGAGGGTGCTGGGCCATGTGGGAAGGATGTCTGAGGCTCTGGGTGTGACCCTGCTGTTGCTGGAGGGGCATCTGTAGAGTTTGAGGTGGCTCCTGTGGTTGACGTGGGACGCTCTGCCGGAGCTGGGGAAGGTTCGGCAGAGGTGGGTGATGGTTTAAAGTGCTGGTCGAGGCCACTTGGTAGGGTCCGGTAGGGGGGTTCATGATGACTTCGGGGTGCAAGCGAGCCCGGCTGCCGGCGAAATCTTTTAGGACGCCTTTGACTGTGGGTACCTTGATGATGGCGAGGAGGCCTGTCTTGGCACTGGCTTGAGAGGGGTAAGGGCTGTAGCGCTGGCCCGACGTATCCAGCCCGTTGACTGTACGCCGCACGTGGTTCCGCTGGGGAACCTTGACGCTGTTGGGGAAGATCTTGATGGTGAGGGGGTTGTTGGCAACCTTCTTAGCAAAAGCATCCAATTCTGCAGGGGTTGGAAACGGAGCGGATCTCATCCTTTGCGTGGTGTCCCCTGGGAtggaggacaggacaggtcagaggagagacagaaagaaagaagagaattggggggggggggggtagagaggcACAGAAAGAGACAACTTAATACAGGTGGAAGTGTATATGGCACATAGGTCGTAATCTGATCAGAAACCTGATTTGGACAGCGCTCTCATATTCCATACCTCACTGTttttctccttaaaaaaaaccccacagCTCCCGTCTCATGAGGCCAAAGAGAGATTTCCAATCTCA from Cyclopterus lumpus isolate fCycLum1 chromosome 14, fCycLum1.pri, whole genome shotgun sequence encodes the following:
- the trpv1 gene encoding transient receptor potential cation channel subfamily V member 1, with the translated sequence MEKSEMFGFSLEADDRTEEEKRRQKASKKGGVESPAAPMDTDYQEEMEETRPQIRFNLSFDKGIRGEDQHKRDSKTFTIDRLFEAVASGDVSKLDGLHQYLRQNMKKLSDSLYQSYGKTALMKALLHLKDGENETVELLIGISEKMGDIKEFVNAAYTNSYYKGQTALHIAIERRNISYVKLLVSKGADVHAKACGVFFQPHNGPNFYFGELPLSLAACTNQPTVVDFLMENEYQRANAKMVDSQGNTVLHALVMVADYSKDKDKDNTEFITNIYDRILKTTAQLHPKLKLEDIENHKGLTPLKMAAKTGKIGLFTHILKREFQESHIKHLSRKFTEWVYGPVHSSLYDLASVDSYEDNSVMEILVYGSDTPNRHEMLQMEPLSRLLEEKWNKFGGRMFFINFLFYLLYLIVFTLVAYNKKFGELPYPLKHTTAGYLYVSGQLVIALANCYFFVIGILELKRKRPKLQTLLIDGYYDILFFVQGVLFLITAGLYLFGNQQYLSFLVLCLALSWVNMLYFSRGDKHMGVYSIMIQKMILSDIMRFLLVYIVFLFGFSAAVVTLLKEPIVKNTTVTRQGRLFGPLGPDEECVKPYFRSISYTTLQLFKFTIGMGEMEFTQEHESTVVFFVLLISYIILTYILLLNMLIALMNRTVEKTTEESTSIWKLQRAITILEMEKRLSCCLRRRFRCGVEKNLRTALGDDRRRCFRVEEVNWNKWNINLGKINEDPGCWDRGQHPASEPPPNRAKRGRSWRSWRTQTAQSTEMLPLNLTPV
- the fam222ba gene encoding protein FAM222B, whose protein sequence is MLACLPGPGDLPLQLLPHTQMNTGHQKWDTTQRMRSAPFPTPAELDAFAKKVANNPLTIKIFPNSVKVPQRNHVRRTVNGLDTSGQRYSPYPSQASAKTGLLAIIKVPTVKGVLKDFAGSRARLHPEVIMNPPTGPYQVASTSTLNHHPPLPNLPQLRQSVPRQPQEPPQTLQMPLQQQQGHTQSLRHPSHMAQHPQGTPRLQTLPQHPALGHPQGPPTVMLQQQHLQQQPPPGLQGSRKLPDGDAPPNVTVSTSSIPLSMVAGLQQGHQADLSTIVHQINQFCQARAHGVGATSMCEGQIANPGPISRNLLISACSRVSMHSNPATPGFPPHNCIIAAQDNATAPVGAHPPHSVAIMNHLPSNHTDLKQQQQHHHHLQQQHLHQQQNQLQQQQQQQQQQQLQHNTQQQKMRSWNQHQLGHMPHIQNGGTHLCEQPSRDPAFHFKGMGYPAEVCVGQPYTLKPPVERPTPSPPVNNGMAGPMAHYTNGHYFQSHSWNSSILPTPNSDSSGSQDIAMPFHGAGPGGCTTLDCGPPGAPHYRLGTSSCTSSSSAQTNLMQTADYLGGDFQTPYFLDQNLGLMGKMHRPPLSRVGPEVGDGRTALIQHPGYR